From a region of the Notolabrus celidotus isolate fNotCel1 chromosome 14, fNotCel1.pri, whole genome shotgun sequence genome:
- the bud23 gene encoding probable 18S rRNA (guanine-N(7))-methyltransferase: MSSSCRRPEHTAPPEVFYNEDEAKKYSQNSRMIEIQTQMSERAVELLNLPEGQPCFLLDVGCGSGLSGDYLTEDGHHWIGVDISTAMLDVALDREVEGDLLLGDMGQGMPFRPGTFDGCISISALQWLCNADKKTHSPPKRLYAFFSTLYSSLSRGSRAVFQLYPENSEQLELITTQAMKAGFGGGMVVDYPNSSKAKKFFLCLFAGFTGALPKGLGSETSDRAVSNQVQFSGQRCRFKNMKGKSGKKGRDWIMEKKERRRRQGREVRADTKYTGRQRRPHF; this comes from the exons ATGTCCTCCAGCTGTCGAAGACCTGAACACACAGCTCCTCCAGAAGTG TTCTACAATGAAGACGAGGCAAAGAAATACTCCCAAaa CTCTCGAATGATTGAGATCCAGACTCAGATGTCAGAGAGAGCTGTGGAGCTTTTAAACCTGCCAGAAGGACAGCCATGCTTCCTACTGGATGTGGG ATGTGGCTCTGGTCTCAGTGGAGACTACCTGACAGAGGACGGACACCACTGGATTGGAGTCGACATCAGCACCGCAATGCTTG ATGTTGCACTGGACAGAGAAGTAGAAGGAGATCTTTTATTAGGGGACATGGGACAGGGGATGCCTTTCCGACCCGGCACCTTTGATGGTTGTATCAg TATCTCTGCCCTGCAGTGGCTCTGTAATGCTGACAAGAAAACGCACAGTCCTCCAAAGAGACTCTATGCCTTCTTTAGTACTCTCTACTCTTCCCTG TCACGAGGTTCACGTGCAGTTTTCCAGCTTTACCCAGAGAACTCAGAACAG CTGGAGCTGATCACGACACAGGCCATGAAGGCGGGCTTCGGTGGAGGCATGGTGGTGGATTACCCCAACAGCAGCAAGGCTAAGAA GTTCTTCTTGTGTCTGTTTGCTGGTTTCACAGGAGCCTTACCTAAA ggGTTGGGATCAGAAACGTCAGACAGAGCTGTTTCAAACCAGGTCCAGTTTTCAGGACAAAG ATGCCGGTTCAAGAACATGAAGGGGAAATCAGGAAAGAAGGGGCGAGATTGGATCATGGAGAAGAAAGAGCGGAGAAGAAGACAAGGACG GGAGGTTCGAGCCGACACAAAATACACCGGACGTCAGAGAAGACCTCATTTCTAG
- the dnajc30b gene encoding dnaJ (Hsp40) homolog, subfamily C, member 30b, which yields MAEVGQRLGSGVYRLTALRNSQSRPVVTGESPGCLLVNYTFSDSWTKERSTEEGSKRRATQSELDKVSRVRTSECQQENGTFRFASSLVQDSSCVLGFIQTRKSLQPHKTALHLPTRLQPLLQEKLLFGRMASWTRVAVSIHPDIIRSPQQLRAFCSLIFILAEKGSVKPGTGLRLKCLKLHPDTLQASAATCRSYSWGSDSRSKDAPPLYRSKTAYYDILKVSPGATQSQIKTAYYKQSFIYHPDKNPGSDEAEQQFTEISEAYTVLGNISLRRKYDRGILSQSDVLSAGRPSSKETSGRSTGSPHQQQQHQQRARRYSQTGGKTMFDFDAFYQAHYGEQLQRERDMRARKQRMEELQKEGRIKWRKAKMTEMTVAMLLTMAGLLFVNLTKP from the coding sequence ATGGCAGAGGTCGGTCAGAGGCTGGGGAGTGGAGTATACCGGCTGACCGCCCTCAGAAACAGCCAAAGTCGACCTGTGGTCACTGGAGAGAGTCCGGGATGCCTGCTGGTGAACTACACATTCAGTGACAGCTGGACTAAAGAGAGATCAACCGAAGAAGGGTCAAAAAGAAGAGCAACCCAGAGCGAATTGGATAAAGTTTCCAGGGTGAGAACAAGTGAATGTCAACAAGAAAATGGGACTTTTCGCTTTGCCTCGTCTTTGGTGCAGGACTCTTCCTGTGTTCTCGGTTTCATTCAAACCAGGAAGAGCCTGCAACCTCATAAAACAGCTCTGCACCTCCCAACAAGACTCCAGCCTCTCCTCCAGGAGAAGTTGTTGTTTGGGAGGATGGCATCTTGGACCAGAGTAGCTGTTTCAATCCACCCTGACATTATTAGATCCCCTCAGCAGCTCCGAGCTTTCTGCAGTCTCATATTCATTTTGGCTGAGAAGGGTTCAGTGAAGCCAGGTACTGGACTGAGGCTGAAGTGTCTGAAGCTACATCCTGATACCCTGCAAGCATCTGCTGCAACCTGTAGGAGCTACAGCTGGGGAAGTGACAGCCGTTCCAAAGATGCTCCTCCGCTGTACAGAAGCAAGACGGCCTATTATGACATCCTCAAAGTTTCCCCGGGTGCCACACAGTCCCAGATCAAGACGGCCTACTACAAGCAGTCCTTTATCTACCACCCTGACAAGAACCCGGGGAGTGATGAGGCAGAACAGCAGTTCACAGAGATCAGCGAGGCATACACAGTGCTGGGGAACATCAGCCTGAGGAGAAAGTACGACCGAGGTATCCTTAGCCAATCAGATGTTCTGAGTGCTGGGAGACCATCCTCCAAAGAGACTTCAGGCAGATCAACGGGGTCTCCacaccaacagcagcagcatcaacaGAGAGCCAGGCGGTACTCtcaaactggagggaaaacCATGTTTGATTTTGATGCCTTTTACCAGGCTCACTATGGGGAGcagctgcagagggagagagacatgaGAGCCAGGAAGCAGCGcatggaggagctgcagaaggAGGGTcgcatcaagtggagaaaagcGAAAATGACGGAGATGACTGTGGCCATGCTGCTGACCATGGCAGGCCTTCTTTTTGTTAATCTCACCAAGCCCTGA